Part of the Henckelia pumila isolate YLH828 chromosome 2, ASM3356847v2, whole genome shotgun sequence genome is shown below.
atcACTAAACCCATCATCACATATCCGGTTCCCAAGTTTCGGTATCCCAAAAGTAAtgcttctgctgcgcactctgataaacaaaataattttaactTCACCAAAGTTCCCTTAAAAGAATAGGTTAGGGCATACCGGAGATTAAAGAGGTGTTTGGGTCTGCCCCAGCTGCTTGCATGACAAACACTCTCCctgtggtgttcttcttccttggaCAATTTATGGACATGTGCCCCGGCTCCTTGCAATGGAAACACACATTCGACCCACTCAGACACAGACCCGAATGTggtttctgacacttcgggcaaagtGGTACTCCTTCTgccttaggggccccgcccctctgttgctgctgctgctgctgctgaccCTGCTGACTCTGCTGGTTATGGTCCTGAGATGGCCCTGTGTACTGTTTCTTCGtgggtggctgcgaagatggttgaTAAGATTCCAGCTGGAGCTGTCTCTTACGCTGCTGTTCcttctggatctctctccgaccctcctcggaacgcaaagCTCTACTCACTGCAGACTCgtatgtaaagacgtctgccatacgcacatcatgcctgatctcagccttcaggccctccacaaactgtcgcagcttctcctgcggactgtcagcaatcatgggcacaaagcgacagcccctctcaaactggctcacataTTCTACAACAGAcatgtccccctgacggagactcatgaactcacggatcatgcgactgcgcacatcctcagtgaagtacttggcgtagaagatacgcctgaactccgTCCACGTCAGTGTGGGCAAGTGGACTCCcctaactgcaccctcccaccaaagggctgcatcccctctcatcatgtacgtcgcacagttcaccctgtcggtgtctgtgatccccatgtagtcaaagaTAGACTCTAGTGATCGGATCCATCCCTCGGCAATgagcggatcagtggtgcctgtaaactccttgggtcccttcttctggaacctctcagccacgtcctcctcatgggatagtctgggacgtgcagcctgctgctccaacagagcagtgaTCCCTGCCATCATCGTAGCACTGGCCTGTTCCAGTGCTGTcatagggttctgcggaggtggcggtggaggtggaggtcttccgcgtctattcatctgtctgggaggcattctgtaccaccacacatttctttacgtaaatcgcaatgcataactaagggtttcaaaaatcttactgaacatgaaatacttaaaattaataaatatgctccttctaaatcttattaaaacatttaaacttacagaccagtagcaggatttctgagcttcacgtggcagatggacaccctccgaggaccgtgctctgataccaattgaaacgtccTAGAACtactaaatgcggaaaaactttttttttttttaaataaatactatatacatatacgcccatacatatatgtataaactttaaaaataatattacaaataataactcgcttaataaaataataaacatttaattaataaaatcttgagtcatgcaatagataaaataatcCTACTAAAAACCATGAAAATCAATAAATATTCTTAACcactgaaaacataaaaatattctgAATATATAtctcatgcataaataaaatcctagcgagacggtcacggggccactgccatgctcgctcatacgtcctcgccaccggtaggagctacatcatactcacctgcaccatataagcgtagtgagcctagaggctcaacatgtctaatcctttataactagggttaaaataatgcatcacgtaaatactaatacatatacatgtacatgatcatgcatggaaacatttttcataacataaatgcttaatcataaatcttatacataacataactttattcatcatacataacataattgagcatgtcataaacataaaaactgtgcatggtcatatccataaatgtgactaataactgtgccgactgatcagtctacataaccatcgtacgtggcggtggataaatccacctctatgctggtagtaaactacctctgtgtcagtggtaaaacccacttctatgctggtagtagaactacctctgtgtcagtggtagaacccacttctatgctgtcacatcacttcaatttccataaaaatatttttatgctcaattctta
Proteins encoded:
- the LOC140878551 gene encoding uncharacterized protein translates to MSVVEYVSQFERGCRFVPMIADSPQEKLRQFVEGLKAEIRHDVRMADVFTYESAVSRALRSEEGRREIQKEQQRKRQLQLESYQPSSQPPTKKQYTGPSQDHNQQSQQGQQQQQQQQRGGAPKAEGVPLCPKCQKPHSGLCLSGSNVCFHCKEPGHMSINCPRKKNTTGRVFVMQAAGADPNTSLISGEYDVAPTGGEDV